One Brachyspira pilosicoli P43/6/78 genomic window carries:
- the saoE gene encoding efflux transporter SaoE, whose amino-acid sequence MIIRFLYVFWDFLVISSEWIVISLILSGIIHAFVRPQVLQKSIGNKKISSLMKTTISGAILPICSCGVLPLALSLYRTGAYLGPTLSFLVATPIINPAAIIVAFAMLGKKVTFIYILCGIFLPLIIGILGNIFGGKELIAPEVLKLQSMNIKIPENTYVDKTPWYKKLYNGILWGFNNLGIEISRFILVGTLFGAILLTVVPQSFVMQYLSNPKLVSIIGITLVGCMMYVCALGHIPFIAALISAGASPGIAITFLITGVATNISELISIYKLIGKRTLIIYLFSMLFFGILIGYITNILLANNFIPIFDLSSSSKQIELANNINITFPDWFKNICAVVVLFMGLYSWFMIIVKKIKVLISRGKEVKC is encoded by the coding sequence ATGATAATACGTTTTTTATATGTATTTTGGGACTTTCTTGTTATAAGTTCAGAATGGATTGTTATAAGCTTAATATTATCAGGTATAATACATGCCTTTGTTCGTCCGCAGGTGCTTCAAAAATCTATAGGAAATAAAAAAATATCTTCTCTAATGAAGACAACCATATCAGGGGCAATACTTCCTATATGCAGTTGCGGGGTGCTTCCTTTAGCATTGAGTTTATATAGAACAGGTGCATATTTAGGACCTACCCTTTCTTTTCTGGTGGCAACTCCAATAATTAACCCTGCCGCAATAATAGTGGCTTTTGCTATGCTTGGAAAAAAAGTTACTTTTATATATATTTTATGCGGTATATTTTTACCTTTAATAATAGGAATCTTAGGAAACATTTTTGGCGGAAAAGAATTAATTGCTCCTGAAGTTTTAAAACTGCAAAGTATGAATATTAAAATTCCAGAAAATACTTATGTAGATAAAACTCCTTGGTACAAAAAATTATATAACGGAATATTATGGGGCTTTAATAATTTAGGAATAGAGATAAGCAGATTTATATTAGTAGGAACTTTATTTGGAGCTATTTTATTAACGGTAGTGCCTCAATCATTTGTTATGCAATATTTGAGTAATCCTAAATTAGTTTCAATTATAGGTATAACATTAGTAGGATGCATGATGTATGTATGTGCATTAGGACATATTCCATTTATTGCGGCATTAATATCTGCAGGTGCTTCACCAGGTATAGCTATAACTTTTTTAATTACAGGCGTTGCTACAAATATATCTGAATTAATAAGCATATATAAATTAATAGGAAAAAGAACTTTAATAATATATCTTTTCTCTATGCTTTTCTTTGGCATATTGATAGGATACATTACAAATATTTTATTAGCTAATAATTTTATACCAATATTTGATTTATCAAGTTCAAGTAAGCAAATAGAATTAGCAAATAATATAAATATCACTTTTCCAGATTGGTTCAAAAATATATGTGCTGTTGTAGTGTTGTTTATGGGGCTTTATTCATGGTTCATGATTATAGTAAAAAAAATAAAAGTTTTAATAAGCAGAGGAAAAGAAGTTAAATGTTAA
- the saoC gene encoding Cys-Cys-COOH (seleno)protein SaoC: MLRMLFVLCFFVFISCNDKNYNTEYIKNAEGINNKELYKEYIKKYSDKELLTFLEGDLNGDNINDLIIIYKESEYSNKLIGIYKDSNKILMTTPIPAPIENYTIKFYNIDEKVPNEILVSGKKGASIGFAVYRLENGELISLFENGMEKCC; the protein is encoded by the coding sequence ATGTTAAGAATGCTTTTTGTTTTATGTTTTTTTGTGTTTATTTCCTGCAATGATAAAAATTATAATACTGAATATATAAAAAATGCAGAAGGCATAAATAATAAAGAGCTTTATAAAGAGTATATAAAAAAATATTCTGATAAGGAGTTATTAACTTTTTTGGAAGGAGATTTGAACGGAGATAATATAAATGATTTAATAATAATATATAAAGAATCTGAATACTCAAACAAATTAATTGGTATATACAAAGATTCTAATAAAATATTAATGACCACTCCAATACCAGCACCTATAGAAAATTATACAATCAAATTTTATAACATAGATGAAAAAGTGCCAAATGAAATTTTAGTGTCTGGTAAAAAGGGAGCTAGTATAGGTTTTGCTGTTTATAGACTTGAAAATGGAGAATTAATAAGCTTATTTGAAAACGGCATGGAAAAATGCTGCTAA
- the saoX gene encoding ABC transporter substrate-binding subunit SaoX — protein sequence MKKVVIIFSMIVFIISCSGSDNASKATETSISEDVQAIVDDYNLEELSEADKKYKINLGYYNCDHMTAACVGEDTGIFKALGLNVTVTGNGNVPEAMSAGQMDMAYAGFTTTLNAVKNKVPLFIAAENHTGGAEYFVVSKDIEKPEDLLNKKISMGANAETENLNWAEWTEQLNIPRDTTYYENFSMSDSDAYFAFKLGQLDGYGACDPWGSMAEYENTGKILKRQNTDREIDGHGTCCKVCMNYNFAKAHPKLAERILLAHVMSIEYMYLHPYKAAEIFAENYNVPLEVGLMTLWKKLNEEGRTITWKLNREYVHNQMKTMKRLGIRDDINSLNIDDYIDLSYFENSGAKDFDVFIKEQVDPIFPLGMSYEDWRAKAVEIDNIKEEPKA from the coding sequence ATGAAAAAAGTTGTAATTATTTTTTCTATGATTGTTTTTATCATTTCATGTAGCGGAAGTGATAATGCATCTAAAGCAACAGAAACTTCTATTTCAGAAGATGTACAAGCTATAGTTGATGACTATAATTTGGAAGAGTTAAGCGAGGCAGACAAAAAATATAAAATTAATTTAGGTTATTATAACTGCGACCATATGACAGCAGCTTGTGTTGGAGAAGATACTGGAATATTTAAAGCATTAGGTTTAAATGTTACAGTTACAGGGAATGGTAATGTACCAGAGGCTATGAGTGCTGGGCAGATGGATATGGCTTATGCTGGTTTTACAACTACTTTAAATGCGGTAAAAAATAAAGTTCCTCTTTTTATAGCAGCAGAAAATCATACAGGAGGAGCTGAATATTTTGTTGTTTCTAAAGATATAGAAAAGCCTGAAGATTTATTAAATAAAAAAATATCTATGGGAGCTAATGCAGAAACTGAAAACCTAAACTGGGCAGAATGGACAGAGCAACTAAATATACCAAGAGATACTACTTATTATGAAAACTTTTCTATGAGTGATTCTGATGCATATTTTGCATTTAAGTTAGGACAGCTTGATGGATATGGTGCATGCGATCCTTGGGGTTCTATGGCAGAATATGAAAACACTGGTAAAATATTAAAAAGACAAAACACAGACAGAGAAATAGATGGACATGGTACTTGCTGTAAAGTTTGTATGAATTATAACTTTGCTAAAGCTCACCCAAAATTGGCAGAGAGAATACTTCTTGCTCATGTTATGTCTATTGAATATATGTATCTTCACCCTTACAAAGCAGCAGAAATATTCGCTGAAAATTATAATGTTCCTTTAGAAGTTGGTCTTATGACTTTATGGAAAAAACTTAATGAAGAAGGAAGAACTATCACTTGGAAATTAAACAGAGAATACGTTCATAATCAAATGAAAACTATGAAGAGATTAGGCATAAGAGATGATATTAATTCTCTTAATATAGATGATTATATTGACTTGTCTTATTTTGAAAACTCAGGTGCTAAAGATTTTGATGTATTTATTAAAGAACAAGTTGATCCAATATTTCCACTTGGCATGAGCTATGAAGATTGGAGAGCTAAAGCAGTAGAGATAGATAATATTAAAGAAGAGCCTAAAGCATAA
- the saoB gene encoding ABC transporter substrate-binding (seleno)protein SaoB, with amino-acid sequence MRHIIKKNKYIIVFSIIFVICFILFQNYKNSLDKKDTITIACGNDASGMLFDYIINTKKNSNIEFSNIDYIQFLDCCGSQAEFAFISGRVDMAVLCPDAAFQLVSIDTNYYIVDSIVKGSNILVYYNESYDDDNVKPKNIGYMNKRLLQEILLKEKYTNSNYYPMLSTALPYALEKKTVDAVLIDIILALKIKEARFKKIDTEEIDYYLVASKKLKDTLMLNNFIKAYNEAVNDIENETILSNMLTHYLDISNSQGEIKTWKTMGVKFLKIKAES; translated from the coding sequence ATGAGGCATATAATAAAGAAAAACAAATATATCATTGTATTTAGTATAATTTTTGTTATATGCTTTATTTTATTTCAGAATTATAAAAACTCTTTAGATAAAAAAGATACAATAACTATAGCATGCGGAAATGATGCTTCTGGAATGCTTTTTGATTATATCATAAATACTAAAAAAAATTCTAATATAGAGTTTTCAAATATTGATTATATACAGTTTTTGGATTGCTGCGGCTCTCAGGCTGAGTTTGCTTTTATATCTGGAAGAGTTGATATGGCAGTATTATGTCCTGATGCGGCTTTTCAATTAGTATCTATAGACACAAATTATTACATAGTAGATTCTATAGTGAAAGGCTCTAATATATTAGTTTATTATAATGAAAGCTATGATGATGATAATGTAAAACCCAAAAATATTGGCTATATGAATAAAAGACTTCTTCAAGAAATATTGTTAAAAGAGAAATATACAAATTCTAATTATTATCCTATGCTTTCAACTGCATTGCCTTATGCTTTAGAAAAGAAAACTGTTGATGCTGTATTAATTGATATTATTTTAGCTTTGAAAATAAAAGAAGCAAGATTCAAAAAAATAGATACTGAAGAAATTGATTATTATTTGGTGGCATCAAAAAAATTAAAAGATACTTTAATGCTTAATAATTTTATAAAAGCTTACAATGAAGCGGTGAATGATATTGAAAATGAAACTATATTGTCAAATATGCTTACTCATTATTTAGATATTTCAAATTCACAAGGAGAGATAAAAACATGGAAAACAATGGGAGTCAAGTTCCTCAAAATAAAAGCAGAGTCATAA
- the saoP gene encoding ABC transporter permease subunit SaoP (Most members of this family are selenoproteins with the selenocysteine residue at the channel-gating position.) yields the protein MENNGSQVPQNKSRVINLGNAGNSLFMKFYSISVLLAIMIIWYFLAKKIDNNLLLPDFILTCKEFFKSWIDSYTVQNLLITLERVFRGFLIACIIGLPLGLIMGYSKPILLAVSPIINSIRQVPIMAWIPLAIVWFGLGDGPTIFLITMSAIFPLIINTIDGVRGIDPNYINAARSMGAKNIDIMLDIILPGALPSFLTGCRLALGLGWMSVICAEFIATSKGFGFILVEAQQRLETPKLYALMIVSALIGFSMDRILIILEKLLTSWRFKNGNS from the coding sequence ATGGAAAACAATGGGAGTCAAGTTCCTCAAAATAAAAGCAGAGTCATAAATTTAGGAAATGCTGGAAACAGTTTATTTATGAAGTTTTATAGTATTTCTGTACTTTTAGCTATTATGATAATTTGGTATTTTCTTGCCAAAAAGATAGATAATAATTTACTTCTTCCAGATTTTATTTTAACTTGCAAAGAGTTTTTTAAATCTTGGATAGATTCTTATACAGTACAAAATTTGCTTATAACATTAGAGCGAGTTTTTAGAGGTTTTCTTATAGCCTGCATAATAGGTCTTCCTTTAGGGCTTATTATGGGTTATTCAAAGCCTATACTTTTAGCTGTATCCCCAATAATAAATTCAATAAGACAAGTACCCATAATGGCATGGATTCCATTAGCTATAGTATGGTTTGGACTTGGTGACGGCCCTACAATATTTTTAATAACTATGAGTGCAATATTCCCGCTTATAATAAACACAATAGACGGAGTAAGAGGAATAGACCCTAATTATATTAATGCTGCTAGAAGTATGGGAGCAAAAAATATAGACATAATGCTTGATATAATTTTACCTGGTGCCTTGCCTTCATTTCTTACAGGATGCAGACTTGCTTTAGGACTTGGGTGGATGAGCGTAATATGTGCAGAGTTTATAGCTACAAGTAAGGGGTTTGGATTTATATTGGTAGAAGCTCAGCAGAGGCTTGAGACACCTAAGCTTTATGCTCTTATGATAGTATCTGCTCTTATTGGATTTAGTATGGATAGAATATTAATTATATTAGAAAAATTACTTACTTCTTGGAGATTTAAAAATGGCAATTCTTGA